AGAGCTGGCAAACGAAGTTCAAGAGCGGGGAAATGAAATTCTGTAGGTACGAACTATGAGGTGTGCCATTCGAATGATGATGAAATCGGAGATAAAGCCATAACTCGATATGGTGGCAACAATCAAGTTGATAAACAACACGAGTAGAAGATTGTGGCGATTGAGGAGATGTTGGAAAAAAGTTATGAAGAAGTAAATGTGGATGAAAATGTTGATGCCAACTCAAAGGCACACCACAACTACTCAAAGGCACACCAAAACTAGTTGCATCTTTATTGCATGATGATTATCCAGGGCAGATGGAACCTCTTGTTTTATTGAAAaattttactctgttttattgAAAAACTTTGTACAACTATGGTGagctgtttttttgtttgtgtaataTACTAGTATGACTTTTTGAAGTTGACTTTGAAAATCGAAATGTTTGAATTTGACTTTGCTTTATCTGTACTTTAGTACCATATAAATCTTTTTGGCAGgcttttgaatttgaaataccatataaatctttttgatcaaaaaatattcattcaattaatttcaaataaGTCGTCTTTTGCTTGGACCAAACAATAGAACTGAGGTTATAGTTACAAACTAGTtcgaagaataaaaaaaaattaaagatagaTACAAATAGTAGTTCCaagaatcaaaaaaatttaaagatatatacaGATACTAGttctaaaaatcaaaaacatttaAAGATAGATACAAATAGTAGTTCCAagaatcaaaaaaaatttaagacagATACATATACTAGTTCTAAGGATCAAAAAAATCACTTGAAAAGTTGTGAGTTATCAATAATTATCGGTGGTATgaacaaaaatagagaaaaagaaaaaaaactaaattcatTTGTGTATTACTAGTATGATTTTGACTTTGAATTTGACtgttttatttgtacaactatGGAGAACTGTTTTTCTGGTTGTGTATTACTAGTATGACTTTCTGAAATTGAATTTGGAAATCAAAATGTTCGAAATTGGAAATCAGAATAAGAAATATAATCTTTAGTAGtcgaaaaaatgttatattcaatagaaaaaaaaatgttatactcTACAATCAAAAGAACAACTCATCACACTACATACACTTTCATAGTCATTTTGTTAAATATGTAATTACTGAAGATTAGATTTCGCTCTAAAACTTGTATAAACACTTTAATTACGTAAATCACCAATAATCATATTTTGGAatcttatattttattgtaCAACTAAAGAAGTAGAATATAATTACATGTAAtactaaaataattgaaaatcaCCGAAAGTACAactattttgatattttgtacaACTACTATCCTGGGGAGAACTAATTGTATATATTAGGcgggtatttgaaaataattcgAAATTTTGGCGgactttcaaaaatttcatgAGTCAAGTCGAGGGGAAAAAGTAGATTCCCACTTCCCACTTCCCACTTCTCTCTTGTCTCCCTCTCTCTCATCTTTACTCTCTATCACCTTTCTCTCTCATCTATCTCTCGCAAATTCCTCAATTTCTCTCAATTCCGAACAGGAAATGGATCCATGGATTGAGAAACAGGAAAggaaagagatgaagaagatgaagaaacatTGCGACATGCTTCAGTTTATTTGCGACGCTGAGAACGGGATTCCATCTTCGTGCCCATGTGGGGGACGAATCGTCAACGAGGTTTCTACTAATCCAACAGATAAGAATTTTCTACCAGGCCGAAGGTACTTCACTTGCAACGCGTACAaggtaatttatattttctctaCTTGCTTAACTTACTGCAATATGTCAAACTGAATGCAACTATGTGAAACTTGCAGAATGATGGGCTCCACTTCCGTCAACCATGAGTTCTCAGAGTTCAGGAAGAGGTTTGCTCCTTAAGGCAGGAGGTGGACGAAATGGCGCAGAGATTGCTCAGCTTAAGGAGCTTCTTACCCATAAATGAGAAGCTTTATGTTGTTTGGATGTGTGTCTTTTGTTTCTGCATTAAGCCTTATGTTGTTTGGAtgtttgtcttttgtttctgcAATAAGCcttatgttgttttgtttggATGTGATGTTGTATTAAGAGTTGTGGAATTGTGTTAAGACTTCTAATGTGATGTTGTGTTAAGACTAATTAATGTGATATTGTGTTAAGACTACTGGTTTTCCGTAGTAATACCATAGTTTTCCTTAGTAATACCATATGGAAATGTTTCAAAACGATCCAAAACACTTAAACATATCATACATAGCTACCAAAACACTTAAAACATATCATATCATACATAGGTTCTGGAACAAAACACGTAAAACATAACATATCATACATAGGTTTTGGAACAAAACACTTAAACTTAAAGTAGATTCCAAGTTTTACGCAGTTTTCCGAAGCATACAACACAATAAAGTAGCTAAACGCATTACTCCAAATTCATCACTCCAAATTCATCCAAGTTTTAAGTAGTTTTAACTCTTTTCCTTCCCTTCCTCGTGATGCGATCCGGAGGTATGATCTTCACCTCCTTGATCTGATCCGGTACATTCCAAGAAGACATGTCGGGCACAACATAAAGTGTCATGTCATACGCCAAAGCCCACAGTTCCGTCCAGTAGTATTTTGAGCACAGCTCATGGATATTAAGGCGGCTGCCATCAACGGCTCGTGGAGGATGAGCGATTAGAGGAGGGAGGGAGGAACGATTAGAAATCGcatttgattttagggtttggttGGTTTATTTCGGTTTATCCACTTAGATCCGATGGGTTATTAGATGGGTGGGCTTGACCCTGGTTTTCTTTGTAATTATTGACACTTACCCTGGTTTTATCGTAATTCAACTGAAATAGAGGttataacaaggagatcgtggctttaaaaaaatgaacgaGCTATAGACGATTCCTCTTCTCCAGCAGCTCCCAAGAACAAGAATGGTGTTGTCTTCCACCACCAGCATCCTCTCTCTTCGCTCTTCAATCCACATCAACCCTAGTTTCTTTCCAATCCACCAACGCCATAATCCCTCTCTCCGCCTCTATCTTCCCCATAAACCCACCTTCAATCTCTCccacaaaaaccctaattccatgGTCTCCGCCGTCACAACCTCATATCCAACACTCTCCACTGCACCATCTCCTCCGTTCCCCTTCTCCGACTCAaccaaatcaatcaaaaccctCGCGATTCTAGCCGGAATCGTAACCAAATCCCTGATTCACAAACTCTCCGCCGCGGTTGTAACCTTATCCCCACAGTTCCAAGCATCCCTCCGAATCTCCGGTCCGTTGTTCTTCGCGTCGATTCGCGACCGTCCCGCTGGTTATCTCAACACGCCGTTGACAGTTGTTGCCGCGGGTTTATCCAAGTGGCTTGATATTTACAGTGGTGTGTTGATGGTTAGAGTTTTGCTCAGTTGGTTCCCCAACATTCCTTGGGATCGTCAGCCTCTTTCCGCCATTAGAGATCTTTGCGATCCTTATCTCAATCTCTTCAGGAACATAATCCCTCCTGTGTTTGATACGCTTGATGTTAGCCCTTTGCTTGCTTTTGCTGTTTTGGGTACTTTGGGTTCCATTCTCAACAATAGCAGATGATAcgaatgtgtttttttttttatattctataGCAATTAGAGATTGTTTTCAATGCGAAAGCTTGGAGATTGTTTTCAGTATGTAGTGGCCGTTCTATATATTGTTGTTGGATTCAATAATATAATCGGAGAGTTTGTTTGTGCTGGGAATTAGATCGATATACAAAAGCTTTGTTTTTTATTGACAGCTGAAGAGTTAACAACATAAAAGATGATCATGTGAATTATTCTTGTTCAGGTTTGAGACAAGTTTTAGAAAAACcataattttgtgatttttggcTTTTGGCTTTACATGTGGAATATATCTGATGAGATATAATTTGGTAAGGTTTCATAACTTTGAAGCTGTTTGAACTGATCTGGGAGAGAATATGGATTAACGTTTAGGCTATTATTTATCACAACTAATCTATTTTTGAATCGACTACTGTGTCACTCTTCCTCTCGTGGAATCTAATTTTTTAGTGGATAGTGTAAGAGTAAGTTCATATTCTCTGCTAAACTTGCTTACGGAATTGAAAACTTAATTTGTAGAGCAGAACATTTTGCTGTAAGTGTGTAATGCGATATCAAATCTTTTGTTAACCTCCTCAAAGCTTTTTGTGCGTCATAACCGAGTGAGCAGTTCCATAGTTTTGGATTATCGTCGAACAGAAAGTTGTTTTGTGTGGAACATCTCCCAGTGTGGTTTCATGCTTACTGGCATGTGAATGACTACTCTGATATTGCTCATGGTTCGTACAGATGCAACCTCAAGATTTGAAACCCATTTCCCGAGAGTGAGGCAAGACACATAGTGCGGATCCAGCCTAAATTTTAACTGGTTTcaaaaaattaccaaaagagTCAATATAGGGTATCTATATTGGGTTTTGTGGGTTCAATAGCCaaaatttatcaatatattagtatttttcttctttttaggaTGTAATTTGTTGAGAGTGGTTAAggtggtttggtttggttgagGCTAACCGAACCGTGTAGGCATAAGTATGGAGCTGGTTGGTGATAAGTCCTAAAGATTGTGATAAGGACTAAGTAAATTGTAGTTATCGTGAGATCATATTGTTGAGCGTATCTTGTGTAACAAGTATATATGTACGTGACCTGATCATTAAGTAATACACAGAGCAGTTTCATATATTCTCTCTAAGTTTACAGTTTCCATCCTCTCTTCCCAAATGGGTACCCAACAAACACACACCTCCTACTTCGCgctttgaacttgtctttgtcgCGCTGCATGTTGTGTGCAAAGCACAGACACCTGAACGTCTTCATATCTGCGTACGACGGAGCCTTGCCGTACAAGCTTTCATAAGGCATTTTTCCTTTCAGTAAGCTTGATGGAGTTCTGTTGATGACGTGCGCAGCCGCTAGTACACTCTCGCCCCAAAACTTGACTGGAAGATTGGCTTGGAACATGATAGATCTGGCGACATTAAGTATGTGACTGTGCTTCCTCTCCACTCTGCCGTTCTGCTGGGGGGTTGCGACACAAGATTTCTGATGCAAGATACCATTCTCAGCGAAGTACCTTGAGAGACAAGTGAACTCCGTGCCGTTGTCGCTTCTGACCGTTTTGACATGCTTACCGAACTGTCTATGTGCTAATCGACAGAAGTTTGGCAACACAGTCTTTACCTCAGATTTCTCGAGAAGGAGATGTATCCAGACAGCCCTCGAGTAGTCGTCGACTATGGTGAGGAAGTAGACAGCACCACATGATGATTTTGTTCAATATGGCCCCCACAAGTCGACATGAATTAATTCAAAAGGAACTGAAGCTTTCTTGATACTTTCGGAGAACACTCCTCGAGTTTTTTTAggtttaaaacaaatttcacaaCCACcaaatttatcaaatttttctAGAACACCAGACACAAACGGTAAAAAAGCCAAAACACCAAATGAAGGATGTCCCAATCTGCGATGCCACAAAGTCTTGTCTTCTGGTACCATGTAAACTTAGAGAGCAATTAGTGCCTTGGAAGAACAGAGAACGTGGGATGTAACTGACCTACCACCAGGGAAGAAGGCGTTGGGATGTAGATGGCTGTACAAATACAAATTCAACGCAGACGGCACGATCGAACGAGGCAAATCAAGACTCATCGTATGTGGTAACAAACAAGTGGAGGGAGAAGACTACGAGGAAACGTTTGCGCCAGTGGCGAAGCTAACAACCGTGAGGACTCTTCTGGAAGTAGCAGTGGCTATGAACTGGGAAGTACATCAAATGGACGTGCATAATGCTTTCCTGCATGGAGACTTGAAGGAAGAAGTGTACATGAAGATGCCTCCCGGCTTTAGTGCAAGTGATCCGAACAAGGTGTGCAGGTTGAGAAAGTCcctctatggactgaagcaggCGCCAAGGTGCTGGTTCGCAAAACTAACAACAGCACTCAAGCGAGCCGGTTTCAAGCAGTCTTACAACGACTACTCGCTGTTCACttacataaaaaatggaaaaagcaTGCGTGTTCTCATCTACGTGGACGATCTCGTCATTGTAGGCAGTGACCTCGATATGGTGAAGAAGTTTAAGGTTCATTTGagcaaatgcttcaagatgaaGGACCTTGGGAAACTCAAATACTTTCTGGGGATCGAGATAGCTAGAGGACCAGAAGGTATGTTCCTCTCACAGAGAAAGTACACAATAGACATCGTCTCCGAAGCGGGACTCTTGGGATGCAAGCCGGTGTTGACACCTATGGAACAGAATCACAAACTACTCTCTGATAACGGACCATTCCACAAGAACCCTGCAAGGTTCAGACACTATGTTGGTCGTCTGGTTTACCTCACCATCACGCGTCCCGAGT
The window above is part of the Brassica napus cultivar Da-Ae chromosome C8, Da-Ae, whole genome shotgun sequence genome. Proteins encoded here:
- the LOC106389524 gene encoding ylmG homolog protein 1-2, chloroplastic-like, which translates into the protein MVLSSTTSILSLRSSIHINPSFFPIHQRHNPSLRLYLPHKPTFNLSHKNPNSMVSAVTTSYPTLSTAPSPPFPFSDSTKSIKTLAILAGIVTKSLIHKLSAAVVTLSPQFQASLRISGPLFFASIRDRPAGYLNTPLTVVAAGLSKWLDIYSGVLMVRVLLSWFPNIPWDRQPLSAIRDLCDPYLNLFRNIIPPVFDTLDVSPLLAFAVLGTLGSILNNSR